The sequence below is a genomic window from Leisingera sp. M658.
ACCGGCACCCCGCCGGCGTTTTCGGAAATGACCCGCAGGGTGTCATCCGCATAATTCAGCAGCTGCGGCACCGCGGTTTCCGGCCAGACAATCAGGTCCGGACGCGGCGTTTCGGCAGAAAAAGCAACAGCGCGGCGGACAAATTCCCAGCGGTGATCCGGGTGCCACTTCAAATCCTGCGGCGCGTTGGGCTGAACGATTCGCACGGTCTTGCCTGTTGGATTTGCCAGCGGCGGGGCGGGAACGGCAAAGGCAGCGGCTGCCGCCAGCCCCAATGGCGCCAAGGCTGCCGCCGGGGCCCGCAGCAGCAAGGCCAGCGGCAGGAAGGCCCCAAGCGTCAGCAGCGCCAGCCCTTGCGGCCCGATCCAGGGCAGCAGGTTTGCAGCAGGCGTATCAATCCAGAATTGTCCGAAAGCCGCCCAGGGAAAGCCGGTCAGCAGATAAGCACGGCCAAATTCCGCCAGAGACCAGGCAGCAACCAGCATCGGGATCCGCCAGACGCCGGCGCTGAACCGGGCGGCCAGTCCAAACGCAGCGCCCCAAAACAAGGCAAGCCCGGCCGCAAGAAACAACAGCGCAAAAGGGGCCATCCAAGCATGGCGTTCCGGATCAATCTGAAAGGGTTCAAGAATCCAGGACAGGCCAAAGGCAAAATACCCCAGCCCGAACAGCCAGCCGGCCAGCATCGCCGCGCGCGCCGTGGCGGCCTGCAGAACCAGCCAGCCTGCGGCGCCCAAGGCAAGCGGCAGTCCGAACCAAAAGCTCCAGGGGGCAAGTGCCAGAGACGCCAGCGCGCCGCCGCCAAAGGCCAGGCCGGCCCCGGCCGGGCAAAGCTGCCGCACGGCCTGCCGCAGCCCGGTTGCCATCATGCAGCGGCGTCCGGCAGCCGAACCCGCAACCGCTTGATCCGGCGGGGGTCGGCGTCCATCACTTCAAATTCGGTGCCTTCGGGGTGTTCGATCACCTCGCCGCGGGCTGGCACCCGGCCCGAGAGCATGAAGACCAGCCCGCCCAGGGTCTCGATCTCTTCCTCGTCCACGTCGTCGTGGCTGGTCAGAGACTGGCCGATCTCAGTCTCGAATTCCGGCAGCGGGGTCCGGGCAAGCGCGATGTAGCATCCGGGCTTTTCCTCGAACCAGGTCTGCAGCTCATCGGCGTCGTGCTCGTCCTCGATCTCGCCGACCACCTGTTCAATCAGATCCTCGATGGTGACAAGCCCGTCCACACCGCCGTATTCGTCGATCACCAGCGCCATATGGCGGCGCTCGGCCTGCATTTTGGTCAGCAGCACCCCGATCGGCATCGACGGCGGCACAAACAGCAGCGGACGCAGCATTTGAGACAGCTCAAAGTCCGAGGTGCCGCCGTTGAAACCATGGGTCAGCGAGAAATCCTTGAGGTGAACAAATCCCAGCGGCGTGTCCAGCGTGCCCTCATACACCGGGATCCGGGTAAAGCCGCTTTCGCGGAAAATGCCAACAAGGTCTTCCTTGGCGATGGAAACCGGCACAGCAGCGATTTCTGCAGATGGAATCGCAACGTCCTCAACCCGCAGCCGGCGCAGGTTCATCATGCCGCGCGGTTCCGTCCCGGCAACGGGCTGTTCGCGGCCACTGTCTTCTTCGGACTGCGGCTCTGCACTGAAGGCCCCGAAGAGCCGTGCCCAGAAACCGGTTTTCCCAGAGGCCGGCGCATCCGCTGCCGTGCCATTGATGTTCTGCAGCGCGCCCTGCGCCGCGTTAGAACTGCCTTCTATGTCGCCCATCGATCCTATCCAAAGGCCCCGCTTAAGGGGCGTCCTCACTCATATATGGGTTCGCGATACCCATTTTGCCAAGTAGCAGCACCTCAATCCCTTCCATCAATGCGGCATCGCGGTCACGAATGTGATCATAACCTAAAAGATGCAACATTCCGTGAACGATCAAATGGCGGGTGTGATCGCCCAGCGGCTTGCCTGCTTCCGCAGCTTCGCGGGTGCAAGTGTCATAAGACACCGCAATGTCGCCCAGCGGGTATTCGCCGGTGAAATCGGCCTGGGGCCGCGCCGGGGTGCCGCCGTCTTCTTTCGCGGCAAGGTCTTCGGCAGGCCAGCTCAGCACATTTGTCGGCTTGGCCTTTTCGCGGAACTCGGCGTTGAGATCCGCAATGCGCGGGTCATCACAGGCCAGAAGCGAGATTTCGCAATCCTCCGGGTCAAATGCGAAATGCGCCAGAACCGCTGAGACAGCCTGTTCAGCCAGTGCTTCAAGCCCGGCCTCTTGCCAGCGGCTGTCTTCGATAGTGATGTCGAGCGTCATGAAGCCGTTGCACATGCGGGGGCCAGCCCCCGCACCCCCGGAATATTTTTACAAAGGTGAAACCCGGCAGAGCCTTCGCATCAGGCCGGTTTAGCATCCGCGTCATAGGCTTCGATGATCGCCGCCACAAGGGGGTGCCGCACCACGTCGCGGGCAGTGAAGTAATTGAAGCTGATTTTCGGGATCGCGTTCAGCAGCCGTTCCGCGTCTGCCAGACCCGATTGCACGCCGCGCGGCAGATCGACCTGGGAGCGATCGCCGGTGATCACCATGCGCGAACCTTCGCCCAGGCGGGTCAGGAACATCTTCATCTGCATAGTGGTCGCATTCTGCGCCTCATCCAGCACCACAAAGGCATTGGACAGCGTGCGCCCGCGCATGAAGGCCAGCGGCGCGATTTCGATGCGTTTTTCCTCGATCAGTTTGGCCGCCTGTTTTTCCGGCAGGAAGTCGTTCAGCGCATCGTACAAGGGCTGCATGTAAGGATCGACCTTGTCCTTCATGTCGCCGGGCAGATAGCCGAGCTTTTCGCCCGCCTCCACCGCCGGGCGGCTGAGGATGATGCGGTCCACATGGCCGGTGATGAACATGGAGACACCCACCGCAACGGCGAGATAGGTCTTGCCCGTGCCCGCCGGGCCGATCCCGAAGGCCAGTTCACTTTCGAACAGCGAATGCACATAGGCCTTCTGTGCTTCGGTGCGCGGTTCCACCAGTTTTTTGCGGGTTTTGATTTCCACCCGGCCGCCGCGGAACATTTGCAATTGGCCGTCCGGTTCGGCATCCGCCGTCTCTTGCCCCATGCGCAATTCGCGGTCGATATCGCCGCTTTCGACGCTGCGGCCGGTTTCCAGCCGGTCATATAGCGCGGTGAGCACCCCGGCCGCCTGACCGCGTGCCGACTCCTCGCCCATCACCGACAGCTGGTTGCCGCGGCGGACGATCTGCACGCCCAGTTTCTGTTCGATGTCAGCCAGGTTGCGGTCGTATTCGCCGCACAGGTCGATCAGCAATCGGTTGTCGGGAAATTCCAGAAGCACTTCATGGGTTGCGGACTGGTCTTGCGCGTCATTCAGGGCACTGATGGCCAAGCTGATCTCCTCAATCTGGCGTTGCTCTTTCAGTTTGCCCGCGAAGTGGAAATTGCGCAAGATCCGGCGCACAAAATTCACACCGCTGAAACAAAACAGCCGCCCCGGAGGGCGGCTGAAAAGCAATTGGCACAAAGTCTGCTTACAGCGCGTCGGCGAAGGTAGAGCCAGCCTTGAACGGGCCGGTGGCAGTGTTACGCGGCAGGTTGCTGTTGCAGACCGGCTTGCCGTCAGGTGTGCGGCGCAGGTCGGCGTAGCCTTCGAGACCGTCGTCGATGATCCAGTGTTCGCAGCCCTGCGGGTCGACCCAGATGCCGGCGGTCATATTCGACAGATGGCTGGAAGAACCATCGCCGGCATGCTGGTCACGGGTTTTGTCCAGGGTTTCGGAACAGGCCGGGACCAGGGCCGCGGCGGCGAGGAGCAGAAGTGTTTTACGCATCAGCATGGTTTTTGTCTCCTCAGCGCAGGCAATAGATTTCGACACGGCGGTTTTGCGCCATATTTCCGGCACTGGTGTTGGGCACCCGCGGGTCGCGTTCACCATAGGCGCGCACATCATTGATCCGCGCACCCACCGAACGGCCCGCCTGAGCCACGGCATGGGCACGGCGCTCGGACAGGCGGATATTATATTCATCCGATGCCCGGCTGTCGGTATGGCCCGCCACGATGAAGGCACGAGCGCCATTGGATTTCGCCTGCTGGAAAAATTCCCCCAGGCGCTTGCGGCCTGCGGCATTGATGTAGTGTTTGTCCGTGGCAAAAAACTGGTCTGTCGGCATCACGCCGCAAATGTTGCCGCGGCGGCAGACCGGCTTGCCATCCGGGGTCACATGCGGGGACATGAAGCCTTCGGCGCCGTCATCCATCACCCAGTGTTCGCAGCCGTCCGGGTCAACCCAGATGGTGGGCACATAACGTTCGCCCTTGATGGTCCGCTGAGTTTGCGCGCTGGCAGGCGCGGCAGCTATGCTGAGCGCAGCCGCAGCAGCGGCGGCCAGCGCAACCGCTTTATTAAATTTGAGTATCAACACAACCAGATTTCCTTCACCTAAGTTCCCCCAGCGCGCTTGCCGCTTACGTGCCCACCGCTCAGGCCATAAGAGTCAAACTACCTGAAATTGATGCAGTATACCTGCTAAATTAATTGTTATTCCGCGCAGATTAATCGCATTTTCCGGGACACTCAAAGCACCCAAATAATATTGTCGCCGGAACCGATGCAATCGGGACTCACCTGCGCAATTCGAAAAACGGAGATCGAGCCGCTCTGAAAAAAGCGGCTGGAAAGATTCGCGCTGTGGCGGGAGTATTAGCCGATCAATTCCCCGGCCAGGGAATTTGCACCAGAGGAAATGATGCGCACCCGGGCCAAGTCCCCCGGCACGCGGTTGCAATCAGCGACATGAACGGCGTGGAGGTAGTCGGATTTACCAACCATCTGGCCCGGCCGGCGGCCCGGCTTTTCAAACAGAACGCCCACTTCGCGGCCCACCATGCTGTCCTGCACCTCGCGCTGCTGCCGGGTCAGCAGAGCCTGCAGGCGCTGCAGCCGGTCATCCGCCGCGGCCGGATCGACCTGGGCGCGTTCGGCTGCAGGGGTGCCGGGGCGGGTTGAATATTTGAAGGAATAGGCAGTGCCGTATTTCACCTCTTCCACCAGGTCCATGGTGGCCTGGAAATCTTCCTCGGTCTCTTCCGGGAAGCCGACGATGAAGTCGCCGGAAATCAGGATATCGGGCCGTGCGGCGCGGATGCGCTCAATCAGGCGGAGGTAGCTTTCGGCGGTGTGGGCACGGTTCATCCGCTTCAGGATCTTGTCCGATCCCGCCTGCACCGGCAGATGCAGATAAGGCATCAGCTTGGCGCAGGTGCCATGCGCCTCGATCAGGTCGTCCTGCATGTCGTTGGGATGCGACGTGGTGAAGCGGATGCGCTCCAGCCCGTCGACCTTGTCCAACTCCCAGATCAGTTGTGCCAGGGTCAGGTCGCCATTGGGCCCGGCCCCGTGATAGGCATTCACATTCTGGCCCAGAAGGGTGATTTCGCGCACGCCGCGCTCTACCAGATCGCGGGCTTCGGTCAGGATACGGTCAGCGGGGCGCGAAACTTCGGCGCCGCGGGTATAGGGCACCACGCAGAAAGCGCAGAATTTGTCGCAGCCTTCCTGCACCGTCAGAAACGCGGTGGGGCCGCGCTTGGCCTTGGGGCGGTCTTTCAGCTTCTCAAACTTGTCTTCCTCGGGGAAATCGGTGTCCAGCACCTTTTCCCCTTCGCGCGTCTTGGCTTCCATTTCGGGCAGGCGGTGATAGCTTTGCGGGCCGACCACCAGGTCCACCAGCGGCTGGCGGCGCATGATCTCTTCGCCCTCGGCCTGGGCGACACAGCCGGCGACACCGATCTTCAGATCCGGCTTTTCTGCCTTCAGCCCTTTGAAACGGCCCAGCTCGGAATAGACTTTCTCGGCGGCCTTTTCCCGGATGTGACAGGTATTGAGCAGGATCATGTCGGCGTCATCTGCCGATTTGGTCTCGACATAGCCTTCACCGCCCAGCGCTTCGGCCATGCGTTCGCTGTCATAGACATTCATCTGACAGCCATAGGTCTTGATAAACAGCTTCTTTGGGGCGCTCATGCGGGTCAGCCTTCCAGCCAAAGTGGGTAAACAGCGGCCTGCCTTACAGACAAATGCCGCCGCTTGCAATGAGGCGGGATTTACCCGATTTTGGCCGCAATGGCCAGAAAGGCAAAAGGCAGACGGGCATGATGTATTCTTCGCTGCAGGATTTCCTGAAAGAGGGCAAGGCGTTGCTGGTCAAAGGACCGGTTGCGCTGGTCTTTGTCGAGGATGAGGTGGAGATCGCCACCACCCTGCGCCACCACCTGCAAAGCGGTTTCAAGGCCGTTGTGGCGCTGATGCCGGATGCGTTTGACCTGCCGCAGGATGTGCGCGCTAAGGTGCACCGGGTGCCGTTTGACTGCGCCCTCGAAGGCGCGCTGACAGAGGCCGTCAATGCGGTGATCGCTGCGGCGCAACCCGGTTGCTGGCTTTATTACTGCTACAATGCGGAATATCTGTTCTACCCGTTCTGCGAGACCCGCAGCGTTGGTGAAATGCTGACCTTCCATACCGAAGAGCGGCGGGATGCGGTGCTCAGCTATGTGATCGACCTTTATGCCGGCGATCTGGAGGCCTGCCCCGGCGCTGTCTCGCTGGAGGCGGCCTATCTCGACAAATCCGGTTACTATGCCCAGTCGCGCAAGGACCCCGAAACCGGCCATCCGCGCGAACGGCAGCTGGACTTTTTTGGCGGGGTGCGCTGGCGGTTCGAAGAACATATCCCGGAGAAGAGCCGTAAAATCGACCGGATTTCACTGTTCAGGGCCAAACCGGGACTGGTGCTGCAGCAGGATCACACTTTCAACGACCAGGAATACAACACCTATGCCTGCCCCTGGCATCACAACCTGACCGCTGCGGTCTGTTCTTTCCGCACCGCCAAGGCGCTGAAGCGCAATCCCGGCTCCACCTTCGACATTGAAACCTTCCGGTGGCACAACTCCGCGCCGTTTGAATGGCATTCGCGTCAACTATTGGATTTGGGGCTGATGGAGCCGGGGCAGTGGTTTTGAACCCAGCCGGCAACGGCTGAAGAAATACATGACCGGGGGGCCGCTTTTTGGCTGCCCGCCCCTACCCTGCCGTCGCAGCCTGGACCGCTTGGCGCACTGTCTCCAGCGTGCCGCGCAGCTCTGCCATCGGCAAGCCGCCAAACGCCAATCTCAGGGCCTGCGGAGCTGCGGCAGCTGTTGCAAAAGCCTCCGCGCCGGACACCGAGATGCCCTGATCTTTCAAACGCGTCACGATGGGTTGCGCACGTGCGCCTTTTTCAAGCGGCAGCCAGGCAAAGCCCGCGTTGCGATGCGAAATGACCGAAGTCTCGCCAAAGACCTCCCGGCACAGCGATTGGCGCGCGGCGCCATCCTGCCTGCGGGTTTCCTCGGATTTTTTCAGTGTCCCGTCTTCGATCCATCCCGTGACCAACGCAGTGATCAACGCGGGCGTGTTCCAGGTCGTCGCGCGGATCGCTTCCAGCAAAGCCGCGGTGCGGTCAGCGGGCGGGACCGCATATCCCAGCCGCAAACCCGTTGCGAGGCTTTTGGAGAAACCGCCGATATGCACCGTCCGGCCGGGTGCCAGCGACAGGAAAGCGGGCGGCGGATCCGGTTCCAAAAACGCATAGGCCGCGTCCTCGATGATAAGAAGGCTGTGCTGCTGGGCCACGTCAAGCAAGCGCAGACGTGTGGTTTCATCCATGACGGTTCCCAGCGGGCTTTGGACCGTTGGCATCAGATAGACAGCAGTTATGTTCCGCATGCGGCATTGGCGGTCCAGATCATCCGGGTTCATGACACCGTTCTGTGTCCCGACCGGGGCAAGTTCCAGACCGTTCAAGGCGGCAGCGGATTTGAACCCTGGATATGTAAGCGCATCAGCAGCGATCACATCGCCGGGCTGAAACAGCCCCAAACAAGTGATCGCCAGCCCGTGCTGGCTGCCTGAGGTGACCAGCAAGTGCTCGGGGTCAATCCGGCCCAAAGACCGTCCGAGGCTTTCGGCGATGATCCGGCGTTCGTGCATGCGGCCGCCGTGGGGCTGATAGCGCAGCATCGCATCCAGATCGCCGGCCGCCGCAAGCCGCCGCAATCCGGCCCGCAAAATGTCTGCGTCCGCGGGTCCGCCTGGCATATTGAAAACCAGATCCGCGATCCCCTCAGCCGCTGTTTGATGCACCCCCAGTGTCATGGGCAGGCCAGGATCGCGCACAAAGGTGCCGCGCCCGGCTTCGCCGCAGACAAGCCCCCTGCGCTCCAGTTCCTTATAAACCCGCGTTGCGGTTGCCAGCGCGACGCCGGATTTCTCCGCAAAGGCCCGGTGCGGCGGCAGTCTGGAGCCCGGTGCGAGTTTGCCCTCGCGGATTGCGTTGGCGAGCATGTCGGCCAGGCGGATGTATCTGGATTTGCTCATATGCCCACCGTCATTAGTACAATAGAAAAATTGTCATACGCCGGACCGTCATGGCATTGCGGAGGCAAGTCAACCTGTGAGGTCCGCCCAATGCTCCGATTTCTGTCAGCTGCTTTGCTTGCCGCAATACTGTTTACTGTGACATTTGCCGTGAATCTTCAGGCGCCGCTGTATGATGCCTATGCCGCCCAGAACGAGGCCGGCGCCACCGCAGTTACAATTGCCTTCGCCGCTTATGCCGGCGGGCTGATGCCGACGCTGCTGCTGCTTGGCGGGCTGTCGGACCGGACCGGGCGGCGTATCCCTCTTGCTCTGGCCCTGGTCCTTGGCGCGGTTGCGACAGCGGTGCTGGTACAGTTCCCAAACTGGGCAAGCCTGGTCACGGCGCGGATCTTGCTGGGTATCGGGACCGGGCTGGCGACCACTGCGGGCACGGCGTATATGGCCGAAATCCTGGGCGCCGACCGGGAACGCACTGCGGCCTTGATTGTGACATCGGCAACATCGCTTGGTTTCGGCGGCGGCGCTTTGGCAACCGGGCTTAGCCTTGGCCTGCAAGGGCCGACATTCCTGCCATACAGCTACGCGGCACTTCTTGCAGCTGCGCCGGTTCTGGCCGCAGCCGCATTGGCCCTGCCCAAGGCGGACAGTCCGAAACCCGTCACACCGCTGCGGCTGCCGGTCTTTCCGTCCGGCACCTGGGTGTTCGGTGCGGCAATGGCGCTGGCCTGGTCGACAACCGGCATGACCATTGCCGTGGTGCCGTTGCAATTGGCCGCCAATGGGCTTGGCGGCTGGACCGGGCTTGTCATCTTTCTGGCGATCTTCGCAGGGTTTCTCTGCCAGCCCGTCGCCCGGAGCATGTCCAACGCCCGGGCACTGGCACTCGGGTTTGTGCTGATCCCGCTGGGCTTTCTCGTGCTCCTGGCCGGTGTCTGGCTGACATCACTGGTGCTGGTCCTTGCCGGAACCTGCATCACCAGCGCGGCAAGCTATGGCTTTACCTATCTTGCCTCCCTGGCGGAGGTGTCACTGCGCGCACCTGACGACAGGGCGCGGGCAACGGCGGGCCTGTTTGTCTATGCCTACTGCGGGTTTTCGCTGCCGGTCATTGCCAGCGGAGCACTGGCCGACACCTTTGGACTGCTGGCCGCAATGGCCCTTTTTGCTGCCGCGCAAATATCCGTTACAGGGGTCATCGTCCTGTTCTGGAGGAAAAGCTTGCATCCGGCCCGGTCAAGAACGGAACAGGGCTTGGGCATTGTTTGATCCGGGCGGATTTCCGCAAGCACAGATCAAGAGCCGGGAAAAATTTCCGTCCACATACGCAGCACCGCATCTGCCGCGTCGGCACGCAGGGTCAAAAGCAGCTGTTCGCCGCAAACCGAAACCACGATGATGCATCTCTGAGGTGAGACCGGCAGCAGCAGGCATTCCAGCTTGGGCGCAGGCATTCGGGCCGCGGACGGAAAGGCGCCCTGGGCCGCGAGGACGGTGCGGACTGCGTCCAACTGGCAAAGCAGTTCCTCCGGCCCGCCGCTGCCGGACAGATTTCCACCCCGCCCGCATGACATCCAAGCCTCTGCCTGAGGGGTAGCACGAGCGTGGAACCGGTCCAGCGGGCTGCTGTTCCCGGTTGCGCCCATAGCGTCGCTCAGCATCTTGGCGGTACAGCTGCCCGCGCCTTCGGTGGCCTTGCAAGGACGGCGTTTGATTGTGAAGCCTGCGCCATTGGCAACGGCGTCCAGAGTGCGCAGCCGCGCGGCAAAGATCCGGGCGGCTGCATCCGGATCCTCTGCCCCGTCCGCGGGATCTGCGGAGCGGCACAGGGTCAGCCCCGTCAGCCTGCGTTGCGCAATGGTGAGCACAGCGGCAGACTGCTGGCCGACACAAATGGTCAGTTCCCGGGGCAATACGGTTTCGCTGATTTCGCGCAGCACAGCAACGGCGAGCGGTTCCTGCCCGGCAGCAGCCTGCTGCACGCGTGCACGGATTGCGGCTGGTGTTTCAGCCAGCCGGTTCAACGCCTGCTGCAGCGCGCCACCTGCCCCGGCCGGCTGCGGCAAGAGATGAGCAGCCGCGTCTGCCATCATGCCCCCCCGGCCATTGCTGCCAGCAGGCTCCGCGCCGGGGCAGCAAGCCGCCCGGCGCTTGCCGCATCTGAGCAGACACACAGCACCGCGTCACCCGATCCATCTGCGGCGCGGATGAAAACACGTGCTTCGCCCGGGGTCAGAATCAGGACATCATCGGCTGCCGCTGCGGATTGCGGATCTCCGGCTGCCACAGCGGCATCAAGCAGCAAGAACCCCAGCCGGGCCTGCTGGCAGAGGCCGTCAAGATACTCCTGCGGATGGCTGGCGGCACTGCTGCTGCGCAGAACAATGCTGGCGCCGAGATCACCAAAGGCGGCCAAACGGCAGCCCTTGGCGGTCTGACGCAGCGCATCAAGCTGCAGGGAAAGCGTCACAGGATACCCCTGTTACCGGCAAGGGCCGCTGTGCATTCTGCTTCGGGACGTTTGGATATCATGCGTTACTCACCAGTTGGATGGGTTTCGGGCCGGGACCGGGCAGGCCGCTTGCTGCGCTTGACCGGGGTGACCCGGCGCGGTGTCACACGGCCGTCGGCATCCGCGCAGGCAGGGCTTTCTTGCAATTGCGGCTGTTCACCGCTCTCGCGCCTGCCGCCAAAGTCCAGCACGTCAGCCCCTAAAGGCTGCTCCGTTTGCGGATTTTGTGCAGAAGCCGCAGGATTGGATTGTGCAGGCGCAACGCGGTTTGGCTGCGCCCAAGTCACAAGCATATCCACCAGATACTCAATGAAACTGTCAGCGCCGCTGGTCTTCCAAACTTCCATGTCCTCACCCGCGGCCAGCGCCTGACTTAGCGACAGCGGAAAGATTGCGCCGAAGGCAACGCCGGTTTCCTTCCTGA
It includes:
- the ybeY gene encoding rRNA maturation RNase YbeY, with the protein product MTLDITIEDSRWQEAGLEALAEQAVSAVLAHFAFDPEDCEISLLACDDPRIADLNAEFREKAKPTNVLSWPAEDLAAKEDGGTPARPQADFTGEYPLGDIAVSYDTCTREAAEAGKPLGDHTRHLIVHGMLHLLGYDHIRDRDAALMEGIEVLLLGKMGIANPYMSEDAP
- a CDS encoding OmpA family protein, yielding MVVLILKFNKAVALAAAAAAALSIAAAPASAQTQRTIKGERYVPTIWVDPDGCEHWVMDDGAEGFMSPHVTPDGKPVCRRGNICGVMPTDQFFATDKHYINAAGRKRLGEFFQQAKSNGARAFIVAGHTDSRASDEYNIRLSERRAHAVAQAGRSVGARINDVRAYGERDPRVPNTSAGNMAQNRRVEIYCLR
- a CDS encoding hemolysin family protein, which codes for MGDIEGSSNAAQGALQNINGTAADAPASGKTGFWARLFGAFSAEPQSEEDSGREQPVAGTEPRGMMNLRRLRVEDVAIPSAEIAAVPVSIAKEDLVGIFRESGFTRIPVYEGTLDTPLGFVHLKDFSLTHGFNGGTSDFELSQMLRPLLFVPPSMPIGVLLTKMQAERRHMALVIDEYGGVDGLVTIEDLIEQVVGEIEDEHDADELQTWFEEKPGCYIALARTPLPEFETEIGQSLTSHDDVDEEEIETLGGLVFMLSGRVPARGEVIEHPEGTEFEVMDADPRRIKRLRVRLPDAAA
- the lnt gene encoding apolipoprotein N-acyltransferase; translation: MMATGLRQAVRQLCPAGAGLAFGGGALASLALAPWSFWFGLPLALGAAGWLVLQAATARAAMLAGWLFGLGYFAFGLSWILEPFQIDPERHAWMAPFALLFLAAGLALFWGAAFGLAARFSAGVWRIPMLVAAWSLAEFGRAYLLTGFPWAAFGQFWIDTPAANLLPWIGPQGLALLTLGAFLPLALLLRAPAAALAPLGLAAAAAFAVPAPPLANPTGKTVRIVQPNAPQDLKWHPDHRWEFVRRAVAFSAETPRPDLIVWPETAVPQLLNYADDTLRVISENAGGVPVLLGIQREEAGAFYNSAVLLDMDGQPAAAYDKAHLVPFGEYVPFGDVMARFGIYGFASRAGAGYAAGPGPQIMDLPIGRALPLICYEAVFPQDVNAAETRPDMLVQVTNDAWFGTRSGPFQHLVQARMRAIEQGLPMIRAANTGVSAMIGADGTLLNSLPLGDAGYIDAALPAPLPPTLYSRIGDWPVFLLCLLAAAAVFLRSRALVPRS
- a CDS encoding PhoH family protein, which codes for MAISALNDAQDQSATHEVLLEFPDNRLLIDLCGEYDRNLADIEQKLGVQIVRRGNQLSVMGEESARGQAAGVLTALYDRLETGRSVESGDIDRELRMGQETADAEPDGQLQMFRGGRVEIKTRKKLVEPRTEAQKAYVHSLFESELAFGIGPAGTGKTYLAVAVGVSMFITGHVDRIILSRPAVEAGEKLGYLPGDMKDKVDPYMQPLYDALNDFLPEKQAAKLIEEKRIEIAPLAFMRGRTLSNAFVVLDEAQNATTMQMKMFLTRLGEGSRMVITGDRSQVDLPRGVQSGLADAERLLNAIPKISFNYFTARDVVRHPLVAAIIEAYDADAKPA
- a CDS encoding PLP-dependent aminotransferase family protein, whose translation is MSKSRYIRLADMLANAIREGKLAPGSRLPPHRAFAEKSGVALATATRVYKELERRGLVCGEAGRGTFVRDPGLPMTLGVHQTAAEGIADLVFNMPGGPADADILRAGLRRLAAAGDLDAMLRYQPHGGRMHERRIIAESLGRSLGRIDPEHLLVTSGSQHGLAITCLGLFQPGDVIAADALTYPGFKSAAALNGLELAPVGTQNGVMNPDDLDRQCRMRNITAVYLMPTVQSPLGTVMDETTRLRLLDVAQQHSLLIIEDAAYAFLEPDPPPAFLSLAPGRTVHIGGFSKSLATGLRLGYAVPPADRTAALLEAIRATTWNTPALITALVTGWIEDGTLKKSEETRRQDGAARQSLCREVFGETSVISHRNAGFAWLPLEKGARAQPIVTRLKDQGISVSGAEAFATAAAAPQALRLAFGGLPMAELRGTLETVRQAVQAATAG
- a CDS encoding MFS transporter — encoded protein: MTFAVNLQAPLYDAYAAQNEAGATAVTIAFAAYAGGLMPTLLLLGGLSDRTGRRIPLALALVLGAVATAVLVQFPNWASLVTARILLGIGTGLATTAGTAYMAEILGADRERTAALIVTSATSLGFGGGALATGLSLGLQGPTFLPYSYAALLAAAPVLAAAALALPKADSPKPVTPLRLPVFPSGTWVFGAAMALAWSTTGMTIAVVPLQLAANGLGGWTGLVIFLAIFAGFLCQPVARSMSNARALALGFVLIPLGFLVLLAGVWLTSLVLVLAGTCITSAASYGFTYLASLAEVSLRAPDDRARATAGLFVYAYCGFSLPVIASGALADTFGLLAAMALFAAAQISVTGVIVLFWRKSLHPARSRTEQGLGIV
- the miaB gene encoding tRNA (N6-isopentenyl adenosine(37)-C2)-methylthiotransferase MiaB — protein: MSAPKKLFIKTYGCQMNVYDSERMAEALGGEGYVETKSADDADMILLNTCHIREKAAEKVYSELGRFKGLKAEKPDLKIGVAGCVAQAEGEEIMRRQPLVDLVVGPQSYHRLPEMEAKTREGEKVLDTDFPEEDKFEKLKDRPKAKRGPTAFLTVQEGCDKFCAFCVVPYTRGAEVSRPADRILTEARDLVERGVREITLLGQNVNAYHGAGPNGDLTLAQLIWELDKVDGLERIRFTTSHPNDMQDDLIEAHGTCAKLMPYLHLPVQAGSDKILKRMNRAHTAESYLRLIERIRAARPDILISGDFIVGFPEETEEDFQATMDLVEEVKYGTAYSFKYSTRPGTPAAERAQVDPAAADDRLQRLQALLTRQQREVQDSMVGREVGVLFEKPGRRPGQMVGKSDYLHAVHVADCNRVPGDLARVRIISSGANSLAGELIG
- a CDS encoding glycosyltransferase family 2 protein, giving the protein MMYSSLQDFLKEGKALLVKGPVALVFVEDEVEIATTLRHHLQSGFKAVVALMPDAFDLPQDVRAKVHRVPFDCALEGALTEAVNAVIAAAQPGCWLYYCYNAEYLFYPFCETRSVGEMLTFHTEERRDAVLSYVIDLYAGDLEACPGAVSLEAAYLDKSGYYAQSRKDPETGHPRERQLDFFGGVRWRFEEHIPEKSRKIDRISLFRAKPGLVLQQDHTFNDQEYNTYACPWHHNLTAAVCSFRTAKALKRNPGSTFDIETFRWHNSAPFEWHSRQLLDLGLMEPGQWF